The Roseovarius indicus genome has a segment encoding these proteins:
- a CDS encoding ABC transporter permease translates to MFQQTRPRSFIQSAFVICELIYHATVRKVRSSHNNAFLALAMNMLQAVVLVAAFYVMFTILGLRGAKLRGDFLLYVMSGIFLYITHVKSVGAVAGSENSASPMMQHAPMNTIISIVAGALSTLYIQALSLLTILFVYHVAFKPFDVNEPVLAFSMFLLAWFTGCAVGLVLLAVKPWFPTFVQVFTQVYQRANMIASGKMFVANALPPTMLMLFDWNPLFHCIDQARGFVFINYFPRNSSVEYPIIVALVLVMIGLMGEFYTRQHVSSSWGARR, encoded by the coding sequence ATGTTTCAGCAGACCAGACCGCGATCGTTCATTCAGTCCGCTTTCGTCATCTGCGAACTGATCTACCACGCCACCGTGCGCAAGGTGCGCAGCAGCCATAACAACGCCTTCCTCGCGCTTGCGATGAACATGCTTCAGGCGGTCGTGCTGGTGGCGGCGTTCTACGTGATGTTCACCATTCTGGGCCTGCGCGGCGCCAAGCTGCGCGGCGATTTCCTGCTTTACGTGATGTCGGGCATTTTCCTCTACATCACCCACGTGAAATCGGTCGGCGCGGTCGCCGGGTCGGAGAACTCGGCCTCCCCGATGATGCAGCACGCCCCGATGAACACCATCATCTCCATCGTGGCGGGCGCGCTCAGCACGCTTTACATCCAGGCGCTGTCGCTGCTGACGATCCTCTTCGTCTACCACGTGGCCTTCAAGCCCTTCGACGTGAACGAGCCGGTCCTGGCCTTCTCGATGTTCCTTCTGGCATGGTTCACCGGCTGCGCGGTGGGGCTGGTTCTGCTGGCCGTCAAGCCGTGGTTCCCGACCTTCGTGCAGGTCTTCACACAGGTCTATCAACGGGCCAACATGATCGCCTCGGGCAAGATGTTCGTCGCCAACGCCCTGCCGCCGACCATGCTGATGCTCTTCGACTGGAACCCGCTCTTCCACTGCATCGATCAGGCCCGGGGCTTCGTGTTCATCAACTATTTCCCGCGAAACTCCAGCGTGGAATACCCGATCATCGTCGCGCTGGTGCTGGTGATGATCGGCCTGATGGGCGAATTCTACACCCGTCAGCACGTATCAAGCAGCTGGGGCGCACGGCGGTGA
- the cysQ gene encoding 3'(2'),5'-bisphosphate nucleotidase CysQ — protein MNYSDFVPVARRLALEAGEKIMEIYNSDDFDVKVKSDDSPVTEADEAADALISAGLRDAFPDVVLVTEEQAASHSEKADTFLIVDPLDGTKEFVHRRGDFTVNIAFVEDGVPTRGVVYAPAKGRLFYNLPEGQAVEEEIFIGRDKHTVEDEGQKCPITVRKSDNEALIVVASKSHRDQATDDYINKYAVKDSKSAGSSLKFCLVATGEADLYPRVGRTMEWDTAAGHAVLQGAGGKVVRFDDHSPLTYGKDGYANPFFIAYAPGVELKPA, from the coding sequence TTGAATTATTCCGACTTCGTGCCCGTCGCCCGCCGCCTAGCGCTTGAGGCGGGCGAAAAGATCATGGAAATCTACAATTCCGACGATTTCGACGTGAAGGTGAAATCTGATGACAGCCCGGTCACCGAGGCCGACGAGGCGGCGGATGCGCTGATCTCGGCAGGGCTGCGGGATGCGTTTCCGGACGTGGTTCTGGTGACCGAGGAACAGGCCGCCTCGCACAGCGAAAAGGCCGACACGTTCCTGATCGTCGATCCGCTGGACGGCACCAAGGAATTCGTTCACCGGCGCGGCGATTTCACCGTGAACATCGCCTTTGTCGAGGATGGCGTGCCGACCCGCGGCGTGGTGTATGCCCCGGCCAAAGGCAGACTTTTCTATAATCTTCCTGAAGGGCAGGCTGTAGAAGAAGAAATCTTTATCGGTAGAGATAAGCACACAGTTGAAGATGAAGGACAGAAATGTCCGATCACCGTAAGAAAATCTGATAACGAAGCTCTAATAGTTGTCGCGAGCAAATCGCACCGCGACCAGGCGACGGACGATTACATCAACAAGTACGCGGTGAAGGATTCCAAGAGCGCTGGGTCGTCGCTCAAGTTCTGCCTGGTGGCGACGGGCGAGGCCGATCTTTACCCGCGCGTGGGCCGCACGATGGAATGGGACACCGCCGCCGGCCATGCCGTTCTGCAGGGCGCGGGCGGCAAGGTGGTGCGGTTCGACGACCACAGCCCGCTGACTTATGGCAAGGATGGCTATGCCAACCCGTTCTTCATCGCCTATGCGCCCGGCGTGGAGCTGAAGCCCGCCTGA
- a CDS encoding 3-deoxy-manno-octulosonate cytidylyltransferase — translation MGVLIVIPARYASSRYPGKPLVELTGATGEARSLIERSWQAACAVEGADRVVVATDDDRIRAVAEGFGAEVVMTSEDCRNGTERCAEALDALGGGYDIVVNLQGDAPLTPPWFVEELIAGMRADAGADVATPVLVCDGKAHRSFLEDRAQGRVGGTTAVFTRDRHALYFSKEVVPYTGTIYADDQPTPVYHHVGVYAYRPEALRAYPALETGPLEQLEGLEQLRFMENGHTVLCVEVEARGRQFWELNNPEDVDRIEDMMQAMGLA, via the coding sequence ATGGGTGTGCTGATCGTCATTCCGGCGCGCTATGCGTCGAGCCGTTACCCCGGAAAGCCGTTGGTGGAGCTGACCGGGGCCACGGGCGAGGCGCGGTCGCTGATCGAGCGGAGCTGGCAGGCGGCCTGTGCCGTCGAGGGGGCCGACCGGGTGGTCGTGGCCACCGATGACGACCGCATCCGCGCAGTCGCCGAGGGGTTCGGCGCCGAGGTGGTGATGACCTCGGAGGACTGCCGGAATGGCACGGAGCGCTGTGCCGAGGCGCTGGATGCGCTGGGCGGGGGTTATGATATCGTCGTCAACCTGCAGGGCGACGCGCCGCTGACGCCGCCGTGGTTCGTGGAAGAGCTGATTGCCGGTATGCGCGCCGACGCGGGGGCCGACGTGGCGACGCCGGTGCTGGTGTGCGACGGGAAGGCGCATCGCAGTTTTCTCGAAGACCGGGCGCAGGGGCGCGTGGGCGGGACGACGGCGGTTTTCACGCGTGACCGCCATGCGCTTTACTTCTCGAAGGAGGTCGTGCCCTACACGGGCACGATCTATGCCGACGATCAGCCGACGCCGGTTTATCACCATGTCGGTGTCTACGCCTACCGCCCCGAGGCCCTGCGCGCCTATCCGGCGCTCGAGACCGGGCCGCTGGAACAGCTGGAAGGGCTGGAGCAGCTGCGCTTCATGGAGAACGGGCACACGGTGCTGTGCGTCGAGGTCGAGGCGCGGGGCCGGCAGTTCTGGGAGTTGAACAATCCCGAAGATGTGGACAGGATAGAGGACATGATGCAAGCGATGGGCCTTGCCTGA